Proteins from one Procambarus clarkii isolate CNS0578487 chromosome 72, FALCON_Pclarkii_2.0, whole genome shotgun sequence genomic window:
- the LOC138356402 gene encoding uncharacterized protein: MDHARATRRHTDSSSQEMDHARATRRHTDSSSQEMDHAGAKRRHTDNSSQEMDHAGATRRHTDSSCQEMDHAGAKRRHTDSSSQEMDHAGATRRHTDSSCQEMGHTGATRRHTDSSCQEMDHAGATRRHTDSSSQEMDHAGATRRHTDSSSQEMDHAGATRRHTDSSSQKMDHAGATRRHTDSSSQEMDHAGATRRHTDSSSQEMDHTGATRRHTDSSSQEMDHAGATRRHTDSSSQEMDHTGATRRHTDSSSQEMDHAGATRRHTDSSSQKMDHAGTTRRHTDSSSQKMDHTGATRRHTDSSSQKMDHTGATRRHTDSSCQKMDHTGATRRHNATQVSNSALTTLSSLFIQ; encoded by the coding sequence ATGGACCACGCTAgggccaccagacgccacactgACAGCAGTAGTCAGGAGATGGACCACGCTAgggccaccagacgccacactgACAGCAGTAGTCAGGAGATGGACCACGCTGGAGCCAAGAGACGCCACACTGACAACAGTAGTCAGGAGATGGACCACGCTGgggccaccagacgccacactgacagtagttgtcaggagATGGACCACGCTGGAGCCAAGAGACGCCACACTGACAGCAGTAGTCAGGAGATGGACCACGCTGgggccaccagacgccacactgacagtagttgtcaggagATGGGCCACACTGgggccaccagacgccacactgACAGCAGTTGTCAGGAGATGGACCACGCTGgggccaccagacgccacactgACAGCAGTAGCCAGGAGATGGACCACGCTGgggccaccagacgccacactgACAGCAGTAGCCAGGAGATGGACCACGCTGgggccaccagacgccacactgACAGCAGTAGTCAGAAGATGGACCACGCTGgggccaccagacgccacactgACAGCAGTAGCCAGGAGATGGACCACGCTGgggccaccagacgccacactgACAGCAGTAGCCAGGAGATGGACCACACTGgggccaccagacgccacactgACAGCAGTAGCCAGGAGATGGACCACGCTGgggccaccagacgccacactgACAGCAGTAGCCAGGAGATGGACCACACTGgggccaccagacgccacactgACAGCAGTAGCCAGGAGATGGACCACGCTGgggccaccagacgccacactgACAGCAGTAGTCAGAAGATGGACCACGCTGGgaccaccagacgccacactgACAGCAGTAGTCAGAAGATGGACCACACTGgggccaccagacgccacactgACAGCAGTAGTCAGAAGATGGACCACACTGgggccaccagacgccacactgACAGCAGTTGTCAGAAGATGGACCACACTGGGGCCACCAGACGCCACAACGCCACACAGGTAAGTAACTCAGCTCTCACTACACTTTCCTCACTATTCATACAGTAG